GGCGTATAGACACATATCCAAAGATGCAACATGTCTTCGATGTGCAGCAGGGTCTGAATCAGTGAATCATGTTCTATTCCAATGTCCCTATGCAAGATTAATTTGGGCTCTGTCTCCAATCCCTGCTCCTCCAGAAGGTATTGCCACTGACTCATTCTACTCTAATATCCATCATGTACTCAGCGCCCAAATGAAGTATCCAAAGGAAGAAATTGCAATGGAGTTAGTGCCTTGGATTTTGTGGAGACTATGGAAGAACAGGAATGAGTTTCAGTTTAAAGGGAGGGATTATGATGCGGTTAGTACTCTAAATAAGGCTAGAGAAGATGCAGAGGATTGGAAGAGAGGTAATGAGGTGGAATTGAAAGAGATTAAGAAAAGTACCCCCACGGGACATTGTCATAAATGGAAACCTCCACCAGCCACATGGGTGAAATGTAACTCCGATGGGTCTTGGAAAAAAGACAGAGACCAAAATGGAGTTGGCTGGGTGAGTAGGGATCAAAATGGCAGGCTGATGTGGGCTGGAGCTAAGGCAATTCAGCATGTGGGATCAGCTATAGAGTGTGAAGCAGAAGCGATTAGATGGGCAGTAGCAACCTTATCTGGCTTTGGGTATAGGAGGGTGATATTTGAATCGGATTCATTGACACTTTGCAGGATGATCCGAGAAGAAGAAGAAGTTTGGCCTCTCCTATCACCAATTCTGCAGAGTATTACACACATGCTGAAGTCTAATCCAGAATTTAGAGTGGAGTATGGTCCAAGAGAGGGTAATAAGGTGGCTGACAGAATAGCAAAGGAGTCTTCTTCTTCTATGAATCATGTTCCCAAGTTATATTCTGTAATACCTATGTGGTTGAAAGATGTAGTAGAGGCTGATATGCCTATGGAGTTTGTAAACAGTTGGTAAATGTTAAGTTTGAAGTTGAGTTTAAAAAAAAAAAAAAACTAATAAAAAAAGATATTGAAATCAAACATAGAAAAACACACGTCGGAGATGGCGGCGCATGAGGACCAGCTGCCATGGGAGTTAATTGAAGAGATACTCTCCCGTGTCTCTCCAAAATATCTTGTCCCCTTTAGAGTTGTTTGCAAACGATGGAAGGCTATCTTGGACGACAAGACGTTCATCAACAACCACAAGGAGACGTTTCGATTCATCCTAGCAACGAAATCAAAGATTTATTCGGTAAGCATGGATCCCAAGATACTGGTGCGTGAGTTATCGTTGGATATTCCTGGTTTAGAAGCTCAGAAACCTAAAAAGTTGGTTAGTTGCGACGAGTTCTTGATATGTAGCATGGATAAAGGAGCAGCAGTTTGTAACCCGTGGTTGAAACAAACTACATGGATTAGTGAACCTAGCTTTCGCTTCTATGGCATAGGTCATCGTGATAGTAATAATAGAAGTGAGGAAAGTGTTTACAAAACTATTTGGAATTCAACTACCGGGTGGAAAATCCATGACCTTGCCTCAGGTACGTGGATAGACATGGGGTCAGAATCCAGTGATAGTAATCAGGGTAAGAAAGGACCTAAAATGCATTCTACAAGTGGTGTATTTTTGAATGGAACTTTGTTTTGGATTGTTACTTCTGACGAGACAGCTTTCTTGTATTGTATACTCCTCGATTTTCCGACTGAAGGATTCTACCTATATTGTGAGCTACCATTTGGTATGAGCCATGCTCTTGATGCTCTAGTCCTTAGGTTATTTAATGGAGATCGATTTTCGGTGTTAAAGCAGTGCTATGTAACAAAAAAGATTGAGATTTGGGTGACCAAGAACAAGGTTAACGTTGAGGATGGTAGAGATGTGGTTTGGATGAATTTCATGACTTTTTCAATTCCTAACTTTCCCGGTTTAGTGCCGTTCGCCTACCCTCAGCAGCCAAGTTACTTCATCCACAAGAATGAAAGGCTTGTCGTGTGTTTTTGCGATGAATCAGGCAAGGCTTGGATTTATGTTATGGCAGAAAATAAGTTGATCGACAAAGTCAAAATAGAGTCCGTGGTTGATCCTTGGCCTTTGCATTGCACTTATTTTCCCAACTTGGTCTCGGTTCCTCAAGGTCTAAGAGATGAAGTAAAATCAGAAGTTTAATATTATTACGTGTATTTTCTTCTTTGTGTTGTCCTTTGTTTCACCAAGAGATTTGCTCAGTATCCTTTGGTTTTGCTTTTATTTTGGAGAATAACTTATCTAGTTTTTTTCAGAGCAAGTTAGTTAAAGACTTAAGCGTTCGACAGGCTCAAATTAACTTGTGGTCTAGTCATATATTTCAAAATTAATTAACTTCTGGTACTATTGATTATTTCCCCCTTCATAAAATGCAATTCTTTATGATCAAATTAACAAAGAAGTCGGATTATGCTAGCAGCAGTGACATTATCAACATACAGGGTTTTTGAAATAACATCTTTATAGTTATAAAACCTAGTATTTCAAAATTTAACTTTTGTTTTGGAGCAGCTTCATTATTCTTATTCCTAGCTTGAGTCTCAAGGCACAAAGGCAAGATAGCCTAAATGGCTAAATGTATTGAAAGCATCAACACCCTATCCCTTCTACTACAACTTTTATATATATAAAAACGCAGCTTTCATTTTTGGCTCTATAACCTTTTTAACATATAATAAATACAAAAAAGAACCTACACAATTATTTGTCTTTCCACCCATCACAACTTGTGTTCCTCGTCTCCTTGTTCTGTTCTCCCATTCAACTTGTAGCAGCTCTTTGGTAGCTTCCTACAGTCTTACAGTAAAACAAATGTTATATATTATAACTTTGAAATATGGAAAACACTAGAGATCTTATCATTAGTGGATACATTTACAAAGAGGCTACAAGTTAAGAATATGTAAAAATAAGTGAATGCATCACATTTACTTACATTCTTCACCATCAGTTTTGAATACCCTTCATACTTCTTCAGCAGCAACAATGTATTTCACTCCAACTTTATTACACTTTTGCTGATGAATCTAAACGATCACTTGCTTCATCATCTATAGATGTTCTAGTCTTACAATCTCCTATACGAATTCATCATAGTCTAATGTGCCTTCCAAGTGATCAGTCTAAAGTGACCACATGATGATCGATCAGTTTGTAAGAAAAACTATGAAGCTATAATCACTTAATCTACATGTTGAGACATTATTGTCTGCTTACTGGTGTTTGCATAGAGTTGTCAAGATTTGTGTTGAATCTTTCAAGAATGCTTTTGAGTTATTTGTAAGTTACTCGTCCGCTCTTCTTACCGTCTATAATCTTGAAGGTTCTCTAAGCCCGTGAATCTCTTCGTCTAAAAGTCTTTCTACAATCACCTGCGAGGAAAAGCACCAATCGGATATTCTCTCATCAGAACCATAAGTACCCTTAAAGCCATATTCTTGAGCTTGTCTGTTTGTGAAAACTTCTTCAAGCAACTCAACACAGTTGTATCTAGCAGTGTATCTTGTGGACTTCGGACTTCCTTCATCCCTAATCCATGGATGGCCTGTAAGAAATAAAAACCAAGATTAAGAAGGTTCCATGTCTGCTTAGACAATATATTAAAGCTTCATGATTCTAGAGACCTACACAAAGCTTGTCGAGCAGTCAGTCTTTGGTTGGGGGTTTCTTTCAAGCATCTTTCTGATTAATTCCTTTACGCTGTCAGAAACTTGTGGCCAGGGATCTGATGACAAATCAAGCTTATCCTTCAGATACTCATTGAAGATTTCTTTTTCCATCTATACTATTAAAGCAGGATCCTATTGTCCTTTTTACCTTAACCTGTCTCTTTCTTTACTAACATTGCATGTTTCATTAAGGGCAATCAAGTAATATTAATAACACATCTATATTGGGTCAATTTTTTTGGATCCAGCCCACATCAGATCTCTCTTGGGTCATTTGGGCCAATTAAGAAATCAGATCCAATTCTCACATTTTTTTTTCCTTCGGACCATTGAGTCCAAGTTCAAATAATTTTTTTTTCAACTATTCTTAATTATTATTTTTTTCTTTTCTTAATATAATTTAAGCATTCATAAAAAAAATTGAATTTTTTCATTGAAAAGTATAAATCTTTTTTAAAAGTATATAATTTTTTTTAAATATTAACCACATAATAAAATTAATTTATCAAAGTTATACCAACTTAATTTATTAAAGAAATAAAGTTTAATTTTTTAAACATAAATAGTCATTTAAAATGAAATACGATAAATAAAGATAAAAAGTTTAAGTCTTTTATAAAATAAAACACAAATATATGAAAATATGACATTTACTAAATATTTGTCAATTGAAAAAATAATAATAATAAACCCGCGCTTTGAAAGCGCGGGTCAAAATCTAGTTTCTGCTTAAATTAGTAACACACATGAGAACACCTTCCAAAAACATATAAAAGTTTTGATAAAGGTACACCTTTATATAACAAATTAGTAATATTACGATCGATGTTTGGATATTGGACTAAAGTTGGCCTTTGGAAATAGGTAGATATTTGGGCAACGTCGAGAAATTAGTGTTAGACATGAATGAATTTGGCTTCTCTACTTTATATAAAAGGAAAATTTAGAATGGGTATTTGACAATGAACTGGGGCAAATGAAGACAATTTTATTTTGGGCTGTAATATTTAAAACGTAATTTTTAATTATTGAAAATAAAATAGATATTTAATTGGCACAATCTGATTAGTTGATTATCCACGCTAATGTAAAACAAAATGTTATGTATATACATACGACAATTTCAAATAATCGACTCAGAATCTTGATACATCAGATATACTTCAAATATAAACGAAACTAATATAAATGGGAAGTCCACATGATAGTAGAAAATTGGTTCAGAAACGAAAAGAGATTATATTTCAAATTCAAAATCACATATAACAGTGAAGCAAAGGAATAAAACACATAAACGAAAGAAAATAAATATTTCAAATTAAAAAAATCAAATAACATTGATAAGCAAAGGAGTAAAGACAAAAGGCTGGTTGGTTCATTCAAAAGCCCATATGTTCTCCTTGCGAACCCTTTCTTCTTCCTCGGGTGTTAGATCATTCTTGACGTTGAAGGTTTCACGAAGTTTATCTATAATTTTACCTTCAATAAGGCCAGCGACTTTTTGAAAAGCAAGATCAATCAAGCTTGGGATGCCAAAGTAATCCGCAGCATTAATGAGATCGAAGAATGTCAACTGATTGACTTTCATTAACTTAGCGTCCAAAGTCCTCACATTCTCTTTGATAGTCTCGTCCAATGAATATTTAGCTTCAACATGTTTCTCGCAATACTCGATCACTTTCCCGATGATTTTTCATGTAACATTTATTTACATAGTGCAATCAATTGGAAAAATTGCAATTTTTTTTTTGGAAACTCTCCTCGATTTGAATGCAACATGTTTGTTAACCACGATTGGTGTACTACGGTTAGAGATAAACAACTAACTTTCGTTGTCATCATTATTTGTTGTTGTGGCCAGAGAGATTTTGTTTGAGTTAATCACCTTGTTGGGTTGTCAGTGATCAGCTATTGGAGTTCCTTCTCTAGATCAGGAAAAATGGTCTTGGATGCTTCAGATATAGTTTCCAAACTGACAGATACAAATGACCGTTTGTACACTAGTGCGTACCAGATCAGTGCATTTTTCTTATCTAAACATCCAATGTGTCAACGTGATGACGAAGATGAATGTCCAGAAGCAATTTTGGTTTGAGACTTTCTAGATACGCCATACATGGTTGAAAGCGGTTGCAGCAAGCAAAGGCTAAGAATTAGATTCATTGTTGTAAATAATAAGGATTTGGAAGAAAACATTGTAAACCTTCATTACACGATACATGATAGAGTTTAATGTAACTAGCACACATTTTAGATGACAAGAATAAACAGTGGAACAAAGTTTAGTTGATTAACATATGGACCTAGACTAGGTGAAAGAACTTCATAAAATTATTTTACCAAACGCTAGCATCTTGAAAAAAAAATGTAGATAAGTTTCCTAATTTCATAAACTAGATCCAAAAACTTATGGAGATTGGCATTGTCGATGACATTTTCCTGTCATCACATTAGAATACATCGTCATAGGCTAAAAAACAAACAACAAAAGAGGCTAAGAAAGATTAAACACAAAAACAAAGAAATAAAAATGATAAATGCTTTTAATTCCAATTGATTAAACTTGAAAGGGCGCATAGTTCTCCATAATTGGCAACATCTTTAGGAGCAATCACCTCATTATAAGAACTTCCAAGTTCTGGATCAACTTAATTAAACTGCACAAGACAAATATGCAAGCTCAAAGGGTCAGATTCTAGATACAATAGGATAAGAAATAGATCTGTAAACACATATATGTACTTTTAGAGCAGCGAGTTTGTAATGTTTGAGCTTCAAATGAGCAAATCCCAATGCACATATTGGAACCGTTGGCAACGCGAATAAAGTCAGAGGTATCTAAAATCTTAACAGTCTTTTCCACAAAGCTAATAACAAGATCATACTGTCTCATCTCCATGCTAACAAAAACCTCGCTCATACATGCACAAAGATTTCACTCTGAGAGGTCTTGAATTTAATTATCATGTTATAGCAATTCAGAGCATCGCTCATGGAACCAAACTCATAAAAGTGATGTCCAAGTTCCTGCCAACGAGCTGCAGGTGGAATCAATAAATATTCAAGCTAATCAACAATAAGACAATCTAGACACACACAAAGAAAATACAACTTATAAAATCTAAGCACCTAATCGAGAAATATCAAAATCCGAACTCAATAAACAACAAATGAAATTAGGTCAAAACTCAATTGCCTAAAGCCAACGGAGATCGCTCTGTAGGGATAGTATCTTCTTTTTAAAATTAATCACTATCAACGGCTTCAATCCAGGCCAAATCTAACATGTAGTCGCTCCCAAGCTTATATTTACATCGTTCGCCCACATCTCTGAACAACAGTACATTATTACCCTTTTTTATCTCATAATAAGGCATCTTAAGGGCTTGAATCTGACAGCTCTCTTGGTCCAAGTGCTTAGCGATGAAGAGAAGTCGAATTATCTTCGTCCGACCTTTATACCTCGCTGCGTAAGCCTCAATGCTAAGCGGTTCACCAGATGTCTTGTCGCTGCACACACCCATCCTGATATCTTTCTTTCTTTTTCTTCTTAATTAGGTTTCATTATTAGTATCACTAAGTTATATATTTCAAAATTAATAATTTTTGGAACTCTTGATTATTATCCCCTTTCATAAAATGTAATATTTTATGACCAAATTAACAAATAAGTCGGATTATGCTTCATCAAATTGTTTTATAGCAGCAGTAACATTATCAACATATAGGGTTTATGAAATAACATCTTTAAAGTAAAGTCTAGTTTTCAAAATTTACTTTTCATTTTGGAGCAGATTCGTTATTCTTATTCCTAGCTTGACTCTCAAGGTACAAAGGCATGAATAGGCTAAACTTATTGAAAGCATTAACATCACCTGAGATTTATAGGTGTCTCCTTATCCCTTCTACTACAACTTTTTTACTATTGGAACTCTTGATTATTATCATCAAAACCACCTAAATAAAAATCAAAACCTTGTTGTATTATGGTACCCTTAAAGCCATCTGGCCAATAATCTGATGGCAAATCAAGCTCACCCTCCAGAGCCTAATTGAAGATTTCTTCTTCCATTACTGCTTAAAGTAGTAACACACATGAGTACACCTTCCAAATATAGAAGCTGTGATCAAAGTAACAATCATACCTCCCCAAAAAGGAGCTGAACCAGACAGTAGCATGTAAACCATCACACTTGCGCTACAAATATCTGCTTCAGTACTGTAATCCTTGTTCAGAACTTCAGGTGCAATGTACTGTGGACTTCCAACCACATCAGTAAAGTTCTCACCTTTGAGACAACAATCTGCATTAAAGAAAACAAAGCAGAGCAGAGAAAAACAAATATGTTTGTGTAAGAAACATACTAGGCTTGACGAACATAGATCATTTACGAATAAAAAGTTTTCAGGTTTAAGATCTCTATGAATCACACCTAGAGAGTGGCAATTAAGTCTGGACCACACCAAGTATGGCCTTAGCCAAATAAGCAGCTTTTCTCTCAGAGTAATATTCTCTCTCCACTATCCTAGCGAAAAGCTCACCTCCTCTGCACAGATCCATCACCATGTGATCAGCTACCGAGTCCTCATAAGCTCCTTTGATGGAGATCACGTTTGGTGATGTTTCATTATCTCAGTCTATCTTCTCACATCTCCCAGTCTTCTTCAGTCTCTAGCTTCCTCTTCGGGATTGACTTACACGCATACTCGATCCATGTTCCTCTCTCTGTACACATAAACGTCAATCCCAAACTGCATGTGACCTAACTTCCTCCCCAAGTTATTCTGCCTGCAATCATGGCTGCTCGCTCGCTTTTTCTTCTCTTCTTCTTCTTCTTCTTCACTCTTGTTTTTTTTTCTTGTTCCAGATGAGCATGGTGATCTGAGTTTGTAACACTTGTATTCGCGAGCAATAGGGATAGTGGTCTCCGTTACAGCGAACCAAGTAGCCCCCAAGACATACCTGTCGTGTGCGGACCCCACTCTTCCGTCTATTATTGCTGACGTGTCATGAAGGTTTTCACATGATTGGTTTTCGTTATCAGGCCCCATCCTCGGCGAGTTCTTGTTTTACCATAAAGACTGTTCCACGTAACTAGTGAGCTATGATTTCCAGTTCCACCGTCAGATCTTGTGGGACCCTTCTTTCGAAGATTTTGATCCCAGATAAGGATCTCTAGTGTTTTCACTTTTAACCCTCTTCTAAAACTTGGAACTCAGATCACCATGCTCACCTTGTACTAATAATTTGATAAAAAATTTAACCTAATTGATATAAAATTGAAGTATAATAAATTCATCATAGTTTCTCCTAAAACATATCAACAACTCAAATTTAAAAGTATCTCAATTTTTAATCCAACCTTTAAAGGCGCCTAATTGCTTTAAATTTGGATGCAAAATTACATACTAAAATTTTCATTTCATTTCATTTTATTATATTTTATATTTTTATATTTTTGATTCATGTTTTTAAGCCACATGTAATATTTTATTTAAATTTGAAGAGAGATGCCAAATTATGTATCAAAAGTTTCATTTTATTTTTTATTATATTCATAAATGTTTTAATTTAATTTTATTTTAAATTTGTGAATAAAATTTAGAAATTTATACTTAAATATCAAATATATTCAGCATATTTTATTATATAAAGCTTGGTTCTTCAAAGTTGCTAATTAACATGATTGCGACATGTGTTAATTAATTTATTAAGATTGTGGCATGTGTCAAAAATATGTTACAATTCTCTTTTATTAGGATTTAAAAAGATTTAGAAAAATAAAATTATTATATTTTTTTTGGTTCTTCAAAGTTGCTAATTAACATGATTGCGACATGTGTTAATTAATTTATTAAGATTGTGGCATGTGTCAAAAATATGTTACAATTCTCATTTATTAGGATTTAAAAAGATTTAGAAAAAAAATTATTATATTTTTTTTGGTTCTTCAAAGTTGTTAATTAACATGATTGCGACATGTGTCAATTAATTTATTAAGATTGTGGCATGTGTCAAAAATATGTTACAATTCTCATTTATTAGGATTTAAAAAGATTTAGAAAAAGAAAATTATTATTACATTTTTTTGGACACTAGAGAAGGAAAATTATTACAAAAATATAGTTTATTATATAAAGCTTGGTTCTTCAAAGTTGCTAATTAACACGATTGCGACATGTGTCAANNNNNNNNNNNNNNNNNNNNNNNNNNNNNNNNNNNNNNNNNNNNNNNNNNNNNNNNNNNNNNNNNNNNNNNNNNNNNNNNNNNNNNNNNNNNNNNNNNNNNNNNNNNNNNNNNNNNNNNNNNNNNNNNNNNNNNNNNNNNNNNNNNNNNNNNNNNNNNNNNCTATTACATAGCCTTTTACAATTATATTTGTATGGCTCTTTTTATAATATTTTAAAAATATTTGATAGTAAATTAAATTTTTGAAAATTCTATAAACAAAGAATAATTGTAAAAAGCTATTTGAAAGTATTTTTTTTCTTTTTAAAATATTTTGTATATTTTCATCTTTAAAGATACTAAAGAAAGATATTATAAGATAAAATACTAAGTTTTTTTAAAAAAAAATTAAATAAAAACGAATTATAAAAACCTACAAGTACAAGAAATTATTTAATAAAAATCAAATAGAAAAACTAACTATAAAATAAGTGATATTCTTTTTTAAAAAACCTAAGTAAAAAAAATGTGAAAGTACTCTTATTATTTTCATATAAATAACTAACTTTCCTTTTTAACTGATAAATGTATGCTACAAAAATATATACCAAAATAAATATTATTTTCACATCTATATTTAGGTTTAAAGTTCTTCATATTATTTTTTAACAAAATAGTATTGACAATAAAAATATTATCTGAGTATTTTCTTTTAATTTCTCTAAACAATTCAATTTTTTTATCATCCTTTTTACATCTTATTACACTAACACAAGTTTTTTATTATTATTATTATGTTTTTATCGTACATAAGTATGTGTAAATATGAGAAATATATGTTTGTATGTATAAGACATAATATAATTAACTAAAAATAATTTTTTTTATTGAGAAAACGAATTTTGAAAATAGCAACTTTTAAAAATAGTTAATATTTGCTGGAAATAATTCTTTGATAGTATTTTTATTTTCTAAATCCTAGAAAAAATAATTATAAAAGATTATGTAGTTTTAATTTTATTTTCTAACACACTAAAACTGTAAAAAAAATATTTGATAGTTCTTTTTCTTTTAAAAGAAAATTCTAAACAAAAGAGATTTGTATCATATTTTTTAATTTCTAACCATAAGAGAATTGTAAGAAGTTATTTGATAGTATAGAAAATTGATGATGAACATGATACTAAAAATTATTTAATTAAAAATGAAGTGTAAAAATAGTATTAATATAAACCGTAAAAATAATAATTTAAAATTATTTAATAATAACTAGAAATAATTATTTGATAGCAATAAGATTTTTCTGAAATTCAAAACATAAGATAATTGTAAAAGTTTATATGATAATAATTTTCCTTTTCTATAATCCTAAACAAAAATATAAAAAAGTATTTGATAGTTTTTCTTTTTTTAATTTTAAATAAAAACAAGATTTAGAAAATATTTTTTTTCCTTTTTAAAAAATCCTAACAAAAGTAAACATACCTACTTAATAGTATTTAAAAAAAAAGATTTTGATAACGAGTATGATGATCCGGTTTAAATTTTTACGTTTGGATGTTTTTTCTAGCTCTAACAAATATTAACTGAAACTTATGTGTGTAAACGAGTTCTTAACTATAAAATAAATTTCACATAACATATGAAAAAACAATTTTAAAAAAAAAATTAATTTTTTTTATTAAATTAAAATATCAAATAAAGCCTGTTGCAACGCACGGGTCCCAATCTAGTAAATAAATAAACTTGAGTTTATTAGATTTTGAGGCGTACGGTAATGCAATACTATAATTTTAAATAATTTATACTATCTATTTTTATTAAAAAATAATCATTATAAACAATTATGTGATCTAATATAATCATATATGAAATTTATTTATGTTTAAATACTTTATAACAAAATTTGAAAATTTATATAAATAGAGTTATATGAAAGTCAATATAGGAAATTCAAATATTAAATATATTGATCTGATTTTTTGTCAAAATAAATAAATATTTAAATATTGTTTTAATAGTTTTATACATTAAAATTTATATAATAATAATTTGAATATAAATTTCATTTCATTTTTTTAGAAGGTAAAATTTTATAAAAACTTAAAACTGAGTAGTTTTATGTATGTATTTACTTACATTTAATTGTATAGTTATAAAATTACTGTGCATTAATTGATACAATTTTAATTATGATTTAATTTAAGAATATAGTATAATTATTTTAATATAATATATTTATTTAAATATATAAATAATATTATTATTTAAATATATAAATACTATGAAAAATATTTATTACAATTATTTAAACTATTAATTATTCCTAAATTGTGGAGAAACGGACAAACAAAAAATATTTATAAAAAATATATTTTAAAATAATAATAATAATAAATAAGACAAATATTAAATATTTATGTGGATTGTACATGTAATTATCATAATCTCTTCATAACTTTTTATTATTAAATTATATAAGTATTACAAAATTATTTTTAAAAATTATTAGGACTACTGATTAATCCGGAAAATCATGGTTAAGCTGAAAAGTAAGCAAATCCACATCTCAAATAATAATATAGATTAAAATTATTTTTAATTAATTATTTCAAAACATTTGACTAAATGATAATATCTTAAGCATATATTTTTAATTTAAGTATAAACATATTTTCTATATTTACTGTACAAAATCTAATAAAAGTCTTTTTACTCTATATTTTATACAAATAATAAAATTAATTCATAAAGAATAAAATCATATACAAAGAAGACAATAAAATATATACCATGATTTTGAAGTGTGGATCTGAACCTAGTCTATCTTTTTCTAAAACATCCTTCTAGTTTTTTTTTGACGTCCTTCTAGTCTATCTTATTAAAACATAAACAGCATATGAAATTAATTTTTATTTGAGATTTTATTTACAATTTGTGCCATTAAATCTTTATAATTTTAGATATTCATTAATGATATAAAAAAATATCAAATCAACTTCTATTTAATTGATTAAAGTCTTTTTATTAATTCATAATATATTTCTATATGTTTCTCTTTTTTTGTCAACATATTTTTCTCATTTATTCATCAAACTGATTGTTTTGTAAAATCTCAGGAATATAAAGATGTATGTGTATATATATAGTACTATCATTTTGTGAAAACCATAGTGAGGAAAACAGAATGGATTCAATTAAAAATTTAAAGGAGATAGCCGCATACGAGAATCTTCTATGGGAGCTGACTGAAGAGATACTCTCTCGTGTCTCTCCAAAATCTCTTGTGCGCTTCAGAGTTGTTTGCAAACGATGGAAAGCTACTTTGGACGACAAGACTTTCATATACAAGCACAAGGAGACGTTTCGATTCATCCTAACAACAAAATCAAAGATTTATTCTGTAAGCGTGGATCCCAAGATAGTTGTGCGTGAGTTAACATTGGATATTCCCGGTTTAGAATCT
The DNA window shown above is from Brassica oleracea var. oleracea cultivar TO1000 chromosome C3, BOL, whole genome shotgun sequence and carries:
- the LOC106333804 gene encoding F-box protein At2g14710-like, which produces MAAHEDQLPWELIEEILSRVSPKYLVPFRVVCKRWKAILDDKTFINNHKETFRFILATKSKIYSVSMDPKILVRELSLDIPGLEAQKPKKLVSCDEFLICSMDKGAAVCNPWLKQTTWISEPSFRFYGIGHRDSNNRSEESVYKTIWNSTTGWKIHDLASGTWIDMGSESSDSNQGKKGPKMHSTSGVFLNGTLFWIVTSDETAFLYCILLDFPTEGFYLYCELPFGMSHALDALVLRLFNGDRFSVLKQCYVTKKIEIWVTKNKVNVEDGRDVVWMNFMTFSIPNFPGLVPFAYPQQPSYFIHKNERLVVCFCDESGKAWIYVMAENKLIDKVKIESVVDPWPLHCTYFPNLVSVPQGLRDEVKSEV
- the LOC106329870 gene encoding LOW QUALITY PROTEIN: calcium-dependent protein kinase 25 (The sequence of the model RefSeq protein was modified relative to this genomic sequence to represent the inferred CDS: inserted 4 bases in 4 codons; deleted 4 bases in 4 codons; substituted 5 bases at 5 genomic stop codons) translates to MGPDNENQSCENLHDTSAIIDGRVGSAHDRYVLGATWFAVTETTIPIAREYKCYKLRSPCSSGTRKKNKSEEEEEEEKKKRASSHDCRQNNLGRKLGHMQFGLTFMCTERGTWIEYACKSIPKRKLETEEDXGDVRRXTEIMKHXPNVISIKGAYEDSVADHMVMDLCRGGELFARIVEREYYSERKAAYLAKAILGVVQTXCHSLGVIHRDLKPENFLFVNDLCSSSLVCFLHKHICFSLLCFVFFNADCCLKGENFTDVVGSPQYIAPEVLNKDYSTEADICSASVMVYMLLSGSAPFWGVXMEKEIFNEYLKDKLDLSSDPWPQVSDSVKELIRKMLERNPNQRLTARQALCHPWIRDEGSPSPQDTLLDTTVLSCLKKFSQTDKLKNMALRVIVERLLDEEIHGLRXTFKIIDGKKSGRVTYKXLKSILERFNTNLDNSMQTPTDHLEGTLDYDEFVXEIVRLEHLXDDEASDRLDSSAKV